One segment of Bacillus alkalisoli DNA contains the following:
- a CDS encoding FbpB family small basic protein — protein sequence MRRMRKRSFEELVLENKQELLKDEEALKRIEDRLEEKMLNKAE from the coding sequence ATGAGAAGAATGAGAAAAAGATCTTTTGAAGAACTTGTCCTTGAGAATAAACAAGAACTATTAAAGGACGAAGAGGCTTTAAAACGTATTGAAGACAGACTAGAAGAAAAAATGTTAAATAAAGCGGAATAA
- the tlp gene encoding small acid-soluble spore protein Tlp translates to MTHKHHQAKPDDRSDNVEKLQDMVQNTIENIEQAHETMQFADGEERARIEAKNARREESIQAMRSEIKDEAAARENGYQ, encoded by the coding sequence ATGACACATAAACATCACCAAGCGAAACCAGACGATCGTAGTGATAATGTAGAAAAATTACAAGATATGGTGCAAAATACAATAGAAAACATCGAGCAAGCGCATGAAACAATGCAGTTTGCAGATGGTGAAGAAAGAGCAAGAATTGAGGCGAAAAATGCTCGTCGTGAGGAAAGCATTCAAGCAATGCGAAGTGAAATTAAAGACGAAGCAGCAGCTAGAGAAAACGGTTATCAATAA
- a CDS encoding acid-soluble spore protein N, producing the protein MSNPKKHSQPFKPNHIGTQSHSAGGNKGKQMQDKSGQHAQVIQTKGE; encoded by the coding sequence ATGAGTAATCCAAAAAAACATAGTCAACCTTTCAAACCGAACCATATTGGTACTCAGTCACACTCTGCTGGAGGTAACAAAGGAAAACAAATGCAAGACAAATCCGGTCAACATGCACAAGTAATACAAACTAAAGGTGAGTAA
- a CDS encoding TlpA disulfide reductase family protein produces the protein MNRLKKIIAILFLVGLAGFAVFQTLSSDRSAEVGVAVGDKAMDFELPLLDGTVVRLSDYEGKKVILNFWATWCPPCKAEMPEMQDFHIDNKDNDVVILAVNLTEQDTIAKVNEFVDEGGFTFPILLDEKGTWRHYQVLTMPTTYFIDTEGIIRNKHIGAMTYQTMEQQIKRMN, from the coding sequence GTGAATAGGTTGAAAAAGATAATTGCTATATTGTTTTTAGTCGGACTTGCAGGATTTGCAGTTTTTCAAACGTTAAGCAGTGATCGAAGCGCAGAAGTTGGAGTTGCTGTTGGAGATAAAGCAATGGATTTTGAACTTCCATTATTAGATGGAACGGTTGTTAGGCTCTCGGACTATGAAGGAAAAAAAGTCATTTTAAATTTTTGGGCAACATGGTGCCCACCTTGTAAGGCAGAAATGCCTGAGATGCAAGATTTCCATATAGATAACAAAGATAATGATGTAGTAATACTTGCGGTAAATCTAACAGAACAAGATACAATTGCGAAGGTTAACGAATTCGTAGATGAAGGTGGCTTCACCTTTCCGATTCTTTTAGACGAAAAAGGAACTTGGAGACATTACCAAGTATTAACCATGCCGACCACATACTTCATTGACACAGAAGGTATTATCCGAAACAAACATATTGGAGCCATGACCTACCAAACAATGGAACAACAAATCAAAAGAATGAACTAA
- a CDS encoding acyl-CoA thioesterase, which produces MLVSTKEIEVRYAETDQMGVVYHANYLVWMELGRTQLIKDLGFSYAQMEIDGIISPVIDIQVSYKKPLKYGEVATIGTWIEKYDGFRSVYGYEVLTPSGEVAIIATSSHVCVNKETFRPIKFKKVYPEWHEAYEKAKKQGE; this is translated from the coding sequence ATGTTAGTTTCTACGAAAGAGATAGAAGTCCGCTATGCCGAAACAGATCAAATGGGTGTAGTATACCATGCAAATTATTTAGTTTGGATGGAACTTGGAAGAACACAATTAATAAAAGATTTAGGCTTTTCCTATGCTCAAATGGAGATAGATGGTATCATTTCACCGGTGATTGATATTCAGGTTTCTTATAAAAAGCCGTTAAAATACGGAGAAGTTGCAACGATTGGCACTTGGATTGAAAAATATGATGGCTTTCGCTCTGTATACGGATACGAAGTTCTTACACCATCTGGTGAAGTAGCTATTATAGCAACATCATCACATGTTTGTGTGAATAAAGAAACGTTCAGGCCAATTAAGTTTAAAAAAGTTTATCCCGAGTGGCATGAGGCATACGAAAAGGCGAAAAAGCAAGGAGAATAA